A DNA window from Setaria viridis chromosome 2, Setaria_viridis_v4.0, whole genome shotgun sequence contains the following coding sequences:
- the LOC117842130 gene encoding aspartyl protease AED3, which yields MGVRMLCGVALSVLLVLAAGASASHPSHSSCPATPPDAGGTLQVSHAFGPCSPLGPSAAAPSWAGFLADQAARDASRLLYLDSLAVRGRAYAPIASGRQLLQTPTYVVRARLGTPPQPLLLAVDTSNDAAWIPCAGCAGCPTSTPFNPAASASYRPVPCGSALCAQAPNAACPLDSKACGFSLTYADSSLVAALSQDSLAVANDVVKAYTFGCLQRATGTAAPPQGLLGLGRGPLSFLSQTKDIYGATFSYCLPSFKSMNFSGTLRLGRNGQPQRIKTTPLLANPHRSSLYYVNMTGIRVGRKVVPIPAAALAFDPATGAGTVLDSGTMFTRLVAPAYAAVRDEVRRRVGAPVSSLGGFDTCFNDPAVKWPAVTLLFDGMQVTLPEENVVIHSTYGTTSCLAMAAAPDGVNTVLNVIASMQQQNHRVLFDVPNGRVGFARERCTAA from the coding sequence ATGGGTGTGAGGATGCTCTGCGGCGTCGCGCTGTcggtgctgctggtcctcgcgGCCGGCGCGTCGGCGTCGCACCCATCGCACTCGTCGtgcccggcgacgccgccggacGCGGGGGGCACGCTGCAGGTGTCGCACGCGTTCGGGCCGTGCTCGCCGCTGGggccctcggcggcggcgccgtcgtgggCGGGGTTCCTGGCGGACCAAGCGGCGCGGGACGCGTCACGGCTGCTGTACCTGGACTCGCTGGCCGTCCGTGGGCGCGCGTACGCGCCCATCGCGTCTGGGCGGCAGCTGCTGCAGACGCCGACGTACGTGGTGCGCGCCCGCCTCggcacgccgccgcagccgctcctGCTCGCCGTCGACACCAGCAACGACGCCGCGTGGATCCCCTGCGCCGGCTGCGCGGGCTGCCCCACCTCCACGCCCTTCaacccggccgcctccgcctcgtacCGCCCGGTGCCCTGCGGCTCGGCGCTGTGCGCGCAGGCGCCCAACGCGGCGTGCCCGCTCGACAGCAAGGCCTGCGGGTTCAGCCTCACCTACGCGGACTCCTCGCTGGTGGCGGCGCTGTCCCAGGactccctcgccgtcgccaacGACGTCGTCAAGGCCTACACCTTCGGCTGCCTGCAGCGGGCTACCggcacggccgcgccgccgcagggcCTCCTCGGGCTCGGCCGCGGGCCGCTGTCCTTCCTGTCCCAGACCAAGGACATTTACGGCGCCACCTTCTCGTACTGCCTCCCGAGCTTCAAGTCGATGAACTTCTCCGGGACGCTGAGGCTCGGGCGCAACGGCCAGCCGCAGCGCATCAAGACGACGCCGCTGCTGGCGAACCCGCACCGGTCATCGCTCTACTACGTGAACATGACCGGCATCCGCGTGGGGAGGAAGGTGGTGcccatcccggcggcggcgctggcgttcGACCCGGCGACGGGCGCCGGCACCGTGCTGGACTCCGGCACGATGTTCACCCGGCTGGTGGCGCCGGCGTACGCGGCCGTGCGCGACGAGGTCCGGCGCCGCGTGGGCGCGCCGGTGTCGTCGCTGGGCGGGTTCGACACGTGCTTCAACGACCCCGCGGTGAAGTGGCCGGCCGTGACGCTGCTGTTCGACGGGATGCAGGTGACGCTGCCGGAGGAGAACGTGGTGATCCATAGCACGTACGGGACCACCAGCTGcctggcgatggcggcggcgcccgacgGCGTCAACACCGTGCTCAACGTCATTGCCAGCATGCAGCAGCAGAACCACCGCGTCCTCTTCGACGTGCCCAACGGACGCGTCGGCTTCGCGCGCGAGCGCTGCACCGCCGCCTAG